The window CCCGCCTTGTCTGCCAGGAGATTTCCCTTGCTCTCCCGCCGTACTTTTCTCGGGGCCGCCGCTGCTGCCCCGATCGTCCTCTCACGGGCGTCGGCCGCGGACAAGCCGTCCGACCGCATCGCCCTCGGCTTCATCGGCATCGGCATCCAGGGCCGCGGCCACCTGGGCGGCTTCCTGGGCGACCCGGCCGTCGAGGTCGTCGCCCTGTGCGACGTGGTCAAGGAACGGCTCGACAACGCCGGCCAGATGGTCGAGAAGCGGTACGCCGACCGGGTGAAGTCCGGGGCGTTCAAGGGCGCCAAGTCGTACACCGACTTCCGCAAACTCCTCGATCACCCGGGCCTGGACGCCGTCCTCATCGCCACCCCGGACCACTGGCACGCCATCACGTGCATCCACGCGGCCAAGGCCGGGAAGCATATCTTCTGCGAGAAACCACTGACCCAGAACGTCGCCGAGGGGCGGGCGGTTGTGGCGGCGGTAAACAAGTCCAAGGTCGTGTTCCAGACCGGAAGCCAGCAGCGGACGGAGTTCGGCGGCCACTTCCGCAAGGCCGTCGAATACGTGTGGAACGGCCGCATCGGCAAGCTCAAGACGATCCGCATCGGCGTCGGCGGGCCGGCCGTCCCGTGCGACCTGCCGACGCAGGAGGTTCCGGTCGGGACCGACTGGGACTCCTGGCTCGGGCCGGCCCCGGAGCGCGGCTACAACGAAATCCTCTGCCCCAAAGGGGTTCACAAACACTTCCCGGCATGGCGGAACTACCAGGAATACGCCGGCGGCGGGTTGGCCGACATGGGCGCGCACCACTTCGACATCGCCCAGTGGGCGATGAAGATGGACAGGTCCGGGCCGGTCGAGGTGATCCCGCCGGAGGACCCGAAGAAGACGTCCGGCCTGAAGTACGTTTACGCCAACGGCGTGGTGATGATTCACAACGAATTCGAGGGTAGCGAGAAGGCGGACTGCGTGTTCGAGGGGACGGAGGGGAAGATCCTGGTCGGCCGGAGCGGAATCAAGAGCCTGCCCGAATCGATTCTCAAGGAACCGCTCGGGGACACGGCCGAACGCGTCTACCCGGCCACCGGCGGCCACCACAAGAACTGGACCGATTGCGTGAAGTCCGGCAAGCCGACGATCTGCACGGCCGAGACCGGCCACCGGTCGGCGACCATCTGCCACCTGGGCAACATCGGCTACCGGCTACACCGCAAATTGAAGTGGGACCCGGAGAAAGAACAGTTCGCGAGCGACGCCAAGGCAAACAAGGAGCTCATCCGCGAACCCCGTGCGAAGTGGGCAATCTGATCGGTTGACGAAGGTCGGGATGCACTGAATTCGCGGCCCGGTGTCCGCACGTTATTGCGTGCGCGACACCGGGCACGATCCGCTCGTCGGTGAAATCACCCACGATCAAGTTCGGATCCGTTTCCGGAGTCTGATCGTCTGATGCGGTTCTTCGGTTACCTTTGGGCTCTTCCCGTCACGGTCGTGGGCTTGACGCTCGCACTTCTGGCGTTTCTGACGGGTGGATCTGTCCGGGTTCGGGGCGGCGTCGTTGAAGCGTATGGCGGCTTCGTCGGTCGGCTACTGAAGGGCGGGTGGGTCCGTCGCGGCGGGGCGGCGGTCGCCCTCGGTCACGTGATCCTGGCCCGGGACTCCGAGTGCCTGGAGCGGAGCCGAACTCACGAGATGGCCCACGTACGACAATACGAGCGGTGGGGGCCGTTTTTGTTGCCGGCTTATTGGCTGGTGGGCGGATGGCTGTGGTCCCGAGGGTATCATCCGTACCTGGATCACCCGTTCGAGCCACCGCCGGTATGAGCATACATGCCAAAGCACCGCGACCCGAGCCAATGCTCGGGTCGCGGTGCTTTGTATTATTCGGTGAGCGGTCCTAACGCGGGTTCGGCAACGTCGGGTCGCCGATCTGGGGTATGGCGGGGGTTCCGATCAGCGGAGCCCCGGGAGCGGCTGGCTCGGTCCCCTGGTTGGCGTTGGGCGTTTCGGTCACGGGTCGGGACAGATTGAGCCCGGGCCGTCGGCCCCGCGCAGGGAGGGGGGCGTCGGGCGCCGCCGGGGTCACGGCGACAGGCGGAGTCGCTGCGACAGGCGGCACCTCAGCAGCGGGTGGAACCGCCGGCCGGACTGTCGCTGTCTCTGGGACCGGGATCACAAATGGGCGGGCGGGCACAGCCGGATCGCGGCGCATCATCCCGGGGGCTGGCGGTGCCGCCGGTGCTGCGGGGGGAGCCGCCGGTGCTGCGGGGGCAACGGCAGGGGCGGGTTCAACCGTGCCGCCACCACCAACTCCGCCGGGAGGCGGAGGCGTTTCATTCCGGGGTCCGGACGGGCGGGCGACCGCGGCCGGCAACTTGATGTCCGGCTGAGTCGATTTGGCTTCGGACACCCAGTCGTAATCGTTCGATTCCAGTGCGAGGAGGCCGATGCCCAGCAGCATGGCCACGCACGTCATCGCGAGCATGCCCACGTACACATCGTTCCGTGGCGGCGCGTCGACGTATCGTTCGCGTACCTTTCCCATATCCACGCCCCTCAGATAAGACTCACGACGGCTTGTCCCGCTCGCACTTTTTCACGTCCCAGCTGCGACCGGAGCTGGTGCCGGCGGGGCAGCCGCGGGCGCCGCCGGGGTCGTGGACGTCGAGCCGCCCAGGCCCGGGACCGTAAAGCTCGGCGACTGTACCGGCGAGGCGGACAGCTCGGTGAAATCCAGGTAGAACATCACGCTCGCGGCAATCAGTGCGAGCAACGTGATCGCCAACAAGCCGACGTAGGCGTCGTTTCTGGATCCCTTCTTCGGCTCCGAATACCCGTCGTCGCCGTCGTCGTCGTCGTCCGCCTCATCGACGACTTCGTCTTCGTCCCGCGGGGCGGCTTTCTTCTTCTTTTTCTTCGGCTCGTCTTCGCTGCGTTTTTTTTTGGCCATGATCGGGTTCCCCCTCGCTAGGCGTGTCGGCGTCGTGGTCTCGGGTCGGGCAGTCGGCCGTCCGGGGTTACCGGCCCGCGACTGAGGGAACGATCTCGTCGCCCGGCTTCGGGTAGTCGTCCTCGCCTAGCCGCCCGCCGCGTGGAGCGTTGAACTGGCCGACGCCGGTCTTTGTGTCGACTTGCATGACAACAATCTTGCCGATGTATCGCGGCGTCGGGGTCAATCGCTGGACCGTCAGGACGGCACCCTTTTGCAGACCGGAGTCGATGCCCGGGGTGAAGGAGACGTAAGTTCCGTCGCGGGTGACGATCGTGCCCCGGAAGCCGGCCGGAGTGGGAACGGCCTTGTTCAGAACACCCGGCGGGGCCACGCCGCCCTGGTACTGCCGCCGCTCTTCGAGTTGCTCGTTCAATTCGAGGATCTTGGTGTTCAGCTGTGCGACTTGCTGGGTCTTCGATTGGACTTCGAGCCGCGCCTTGTTCGCGTCCACCCGGTCCTGGTCCGCAGACAGCGTCTTGGCCGTCAGCTCGTCCTCGCGTTTCTTGAGTAAGTCGCTTTGGTCCTTGACCTGGGTCTGGAGGGCGTCTCGGTTGGCCTGGAGGGCCTTCTCGGCGACGGCCGTCTTCTGGACGACGGCGGTCAGGTCGCCGATCTGCTTTTGCAGGGCTTCCACCTCGGTCGACAGCCGTCGCTCGGACTCGTACCGGCGGGCGATTTCCGCGCTGAGCGAGCGGTTCGCGTCCTCGGACGCGGCGAGCTGGTCGGAGAGCAGCTTGTTTTGAGCGACCGCCGAGTCGGCGGCTTCCTTGTACTTGTCCTGGAACTTCTTGGCTTCCGCCTGCCAGTTGGTGCGTGTGACGAAGGCGTTCACCACCAGTCCGGTCCACGCCAGACTGAGGACGAGTACCATGATCACCAACATCTTGCCCATTGCGGTCATCGAGTGAACCCTCCCCTGTGACCAGCGCGACCTGATTTCCGATCCGCCGCTTCGCCCCCGCGGGCGGCGTCTATTCTCGATCCCCGAAGCCAACCTTCGGGTGTTTTATCCGCTTCCCGATCTGCGGTGCCGTTTCAGCCACCGTTATTTGAATTCCTGCAACCGTGCTTCCAGCTGGGCCTGACGCCGTTCGAGCGTCTGGAGCTGGACGACCCAGTTGACCTTGATCGATCCCAGGTACGCGGCTTCCTCGCGCAAGTTCGTGAGCGCGGTCTTCTGTCGCCCGATCAGGGCGTCATTCGCCGCGACTAGCTCGGACAGGTCCGAGTGGAGAATGCGAAGGTCTTCGACCCCGAGCCCGTTCAGGAGTTCGGTGTAATCGGCGTTGTTGCCGACGGTCTTCGAGAGGTCGCGCTTCTGGGCGTCCGTCAACTTCCGGGCCGGGTCGCCGAAGCGGAGGAGCCGGATCGTCGCGACCGTGTCCTGGAACTGCTTCCGGAGCGATTCGAGACCTTCGAGCGGCTTGTTGTTCGCGCCCAGGATCACCGCCCCGTCTTTACTGAGGTCGGTGAACGCGGCGTCCCCGGCCCCGCCGACGGCCGGGATCTGCACCCGGAACACGGCCTGAATCCGCCGGCCGGCCCCGTCGGCCCCGCGGGCCTGGTACAGTCGATCATTGTACTTCGACCGCCGGAAGTCGCGGGTCAGCTCGAGATCAGATAGGCCGCGGAACTTGGCCCCGTACGCCGACTGCGAGCCGGCGATCGATTTGGAGAGGGAATCGATTTCCTTCTTGTAAATCGTGATCTGCCCTTCGACCGTCTCGTTTTCGTTCTTGCTATCGAGCAGGTCGACCCGGTTCGTGTAGGACGACACGCTCCAGGATAAGAGCGCGACCGCGACGAACACGTTGAGGAAGGTCAGCAGTTTGCCGAAGCCGGTCATGGGTCGGTGTCCTCGGTCGTCCGATCGTGGGACGGAGCAACGGTCGGCAGTTATTTATCTTTAACCGGCGTATTAGTCGCCCGCGTCTTTTGTTCACTGTTCAACAGTTGTTGTTCCAGGTCGAAATTCTTTTGCAGCGTGTTGCCGACGGTCCGTTCGGTGTCGAGCAGGTCCTTTTCGACCTGGGCCTGCTTCTCCAACGAGGCGGCGACCTGGGCGCGGATCGCGGCCAGATCCTGCTGCCGTTCGACGAGTTGGGCGGCCCGTTGCTTGGCGGCTTCGGAGTCCCGGGCGCGCTGGGCTTCGTATTCGGCCTTGAGGGCGAGTTGCTGGTCGAGCAACAGGGAGTTCTGGACCGCGAGCCCCTTGAGAAGTTCGTACTCTTCGGAGAATCTGGCCTGGTCGCTCACGATCTGTTGGTTCACGCTCGCGGCCATTTCCCGCAGATGGTTCACCTGATCCGAGATCGCGGCCGAGTAGACCCGCAGGCCGGTCACGAGGGCGACCCGCTTCTGCCACTCGGCCGAATAGTCCAGGTGAACGAGCAGGTGGGCGATCCGCAACCGGCGGTCGGCGTCATCGCGGCACGCGGTCGAGCCGAGGTTGGTGAATTCGGCCTTGAGCTTCTGGCGGGCGGAGTCGGCCGCCGTCAAAGCGTCGTCCAAGACTTTGCGGGCGGCCTTGTAGCCTTCGTCCGCGTCCCGTTCTTCCACCGTCTTCCCGCGGAACGCGTCCTCGGCCTGGACCAACTTGGTGTTCGCCCCCCGGACGGCTTCGGCCGCCCGCGTGATCTCTTCGCCCGCCGTCTTGAGGCGGGTGGCTTCTTCGTCGGCCAGGCGTGGGTTCGGGGTGGCCTGTACCGTGGCGAATTTCTTTTTGAACATGGCCACGGCCGTTTCCGCGTTCTCTTTCAACTTCGTCTGGTCCGCGGAAACCATCTTGCGGACGAAATCCCGCTCGTCGTACCGCTCCGCCAGGAGGATGAGCCAGCCGGGGGTGAAGACGTTCTGATTGAAGCTCCCGCAGAGTACCTGGATCTTCTGGGCGTCGCCGGCGTCGTTGAGCTGGGATTCGAGTTTTGTCCCGACCCGCTTGACCTCGTCGAGCTGGGTTCGTGGCGGCTTGGGGTCGCCAAGCTGGGTGCCGCCGTTCGTCCCCTTAAAGTGGTTCTCGAGGAACTTCGTGCTGACGGATTCGATGGGCACCCCGCCGGAGCCGGTCATGTTCAATGGCACGCTGTCCTTGTCGTCGTCGGCCCCGGTCGGAGCCTGGACGGGCATTCCGACCAGGATCAGCAGGTAATCCGTGGCGACGGCGGAGATTTCCTGCCGCTTGGCCCAGTCCTGGGTGGCGAGGTAGGCCACCCCGGCCGCCGCCAGGAGGTTGATGAACAGCAGAACTTTCCCGAGCGTCCCCATAACTACCCGTTCCTACGCGCGTTGCGCCGTCCGGAGGGTGGTAGGCGTTCCGGCGGCGAGTGGCCGTCGCTACCCAACGATTGTTGCGTCTACCTGCGACCTTGACAAGCGATTTGACCGGGCAATGCGTGGGGTTTCGGCTATCCGCGTCGGCGCGACCGGTCCCGTCGGACTGACGGGTCCGGTCGGGTTTTCCGGCTGGGTCGACCCGGCGGGCCAAACCGCCCGTACAACCGGAACGGACGGCGCAGCCGGCACACTGCCTGGGCGAATCCGGCGCGCAAAGCCGGCGCGCGGATGTCCCCCATCCAAACACTAAACGGTTCCGCCAGAGGATTCGTTTGCGCGAAGCGGGTATCTTTCAAATGAGATGATTAGTAGCATGAGACGATCGTAGGGTGGATCAGGCCAAACGATTGGAGCTTCCATCGGCCATGTTGACGACTTCACCCACGCTCCTCGACCGTCTCCGGCTACCGAACCAGCCCGAAGCCTGGGCTCGGTTCGTCCACCTTTACACCCCCCTCATGTTGACCTGGGCACAGCGGCAAGGTCTGCAAGAAGCGGACGCCGCCGACCTGGCCCAAGACGTTCTCATCAAACTGGTTCGCTTACTCCCGACCTACGAGAAAGGGAACGGCCAGTCCTTTCGCGGGTGGCTGAATCGCGTCACCGCCAACCAGTGCCGCGATTTCCGCCGCCGGCGAGCGACCCGAGCGCTACCGACCGCCGACGGATTGTCTGGCGCTGATGACGAGTCACCGGTCGCGGAGTTGGAGGAAGTCGAATACCGACAAGCGATTGTTCGGCGGGGCTTGGAGCTGATCCGGCCGGACTTCAGCGAGAAGACATGGAAGGCGTTCACCGGCTTGATGCTGGACGGCCGGACCGCCGCCGAGGTCGCGACTCAACTCGGAATGACCGAAAACGCCGTCTACATGGCGAGACACAAAGTCTTGACCCGATTACGAGAGGAAATAGGGGGACTGATCGAGTAAGAAAAAAAATCCGCACACCGAGAAAGTGCTGCGGTGAAGGCTGCGTTACCTCTGCGAAGCCCGAACGCCGGCCGCAAAAAGCGACCGGACGAAGGGTGGACCAAACCCCCAGAGGTAATGGCAATGTTCCGAATGCTTCAATGGCTCGGTAAAAAACGGCCCGCGGGAACGACGAAGACGACCCGTCCGAGGACGGGCCTGCGGGTCGAGAGCCTGGAGGTCCGCGAAATGCTGTCGGTATCGCCTGCGGCGTCGGCCAACGTCTTCCTCCCCAATGACACCGCGATCCACACCATTCCAGGCAGCACCTCCAGCTACCGACTCACGACGCAGGGCTCGTTACAGTACGAAAACGGCACGGCCGGCTGGAATACGATCCAGAACGGTGTGAGTGCGTTTTCTCTGACGCCGCAAAGCAATTATGTGGACTATTTGACCACAAGTGGGAATCTGTACGAAGCGCCCGTCGGAACCTCAAACTCGATTTGGCTGGACAACACGGTCACGAAATTCGGGATCGCCGGGAACGGGCTCGTCGTGGAACTGGAAGCCAGCGGCCACCTGGAGGAGCAGATGGCGCCCGGGGCGGGCGCTCCGTTCGACGTCCTGGACACGACCGTCTCGTCGTTCGCCATCGCCGGGAACGGGCTCGTCGTGGAACTGGAAGCGGGCGGCAACTTGGAAGAACAGAACGCTCCCCTGTCGAACGCCGGGTGGGTCGCCTTGGATTCCGGGGTGTCGTCGTTCGCGATCGCCGGGAACGGACTCGTCGTCGACCTCGAAGCGGGCGGTAACCTGGAGGAACAGAACGCTCCCCTGTCGAACGCTGGGTGGGTTGCCCTGGACTCCGGGGTGTCGTCGTTCGCGATCGCCGGGAATGGACTCGTCGTAGACCTTGAGGCGGGCGGCAACCTGGTGGAACAGAGCATCCCGCTGTCGAACACCGGGTGGGTCGTCCTGGACACCGGGGTGTCGTCGATCGCGATCGCCGGGAACGGGCTTGTCGTTGACCTCGAGGCGGGCGGCAACTTGGTGGAACAGAGCATCCCGCTGTCGAACACCGGGTGGGTCGTCCTGGACACCGGGGTGTCGTCGATCGCGATCGCCGGGAACGGGCTTGTCGTTGCTCTCGAGGCGGGCGGTAACCTGGTGGAACAGAGCGCTCCTCTGTCGAACACCGGGTGGGTCGTCCTGAATTCCGGGGTGTCGTCGTTCGCTGTGGCCACCGGGAACACCCTGTATGCACTCCAATCCGGCAACCTGTACCGGGTCGACGGAACGCTGACCGGACCCGGCCTTTGGACCGATCTGAACAGCGGGGTCCAGTCGTTCGCCATGGTCAGCCCGAACACCTTGTACGTCCTTCAGTCCGGCAACCTGTACCGTGCTGACGGGACGCTGTCCGGTCCCGGCCAGTGGACCAATCTGAACAGCGGGGTCCAGTCGTTCGCCATGGCCAGCCCGAACACCTTGTACGTCCTATTATCCGGCAACCTGTACCGGGTCGCCGGGGCGCTCGCCGGACCGGGACAGTGGACCGATCTAAATGGTGGGATCCAGTCGTTTGCCATGGCCAGCCCAAGCATCTTGTACGCCCTCCAGTCCGGCAACCTGTACCGGGTCGCCGGGGCGCTCGCCGGACCGGGACAGTGGACCGATCTAAGAGCCTGTTTGGGAATCCTGGCTATCTACATCCGTCTGCACTCGTAGTTTAGGTATTCTGGGCCGTCATTCGCCGTCTGTCGTTAGGCACACTTATTCAGGCGACGAAGCATGAGTCGGATGCTGCTGACCTGGACCATGGCCTCGCTCGACGATTCGGTCCGCTCGTAATCCTTGCTATTCCGCCGACACCGTCCGATCCACGCGAACGTCCGCTCGACCACCCATCGGACCCGCAACGGCTGGAAGGTGGTCGCCCCCGGGGGCGGGACGAGATCTCCAACCGCACCCCCGGGCGGTGACCGGACAACCACGCCTCGAACGCATGGTTGTGATACTTCTGGTCGGCGAACACCGCCCGGACCCGCGAATACACCCCGGGATCGAGTCGCCCGAGGACGGTCGCGGCGGCCGCTCCGTCGTCCACGTTGGCCGCCGTCACGACGACCACCAACAGCAACCCGAGCGTGTCCGTCAGGATGTGCCGCTTCCGCCCCTGGATCTTCTTTCCCCATCATATCCGGGGCTTTCCGTGCATTCCGTCCCCTTGACGGATTGGCTATCGATGCACGTCGCACTCGGGGTCGGGTCCGGCCGGCCTTCGGCTACCCGGACCTGGGCGGCCAACGCGGCATTCAGCCGGGTCCATGTCCCGTTCCGCTTCCACGTGGCGAAATACGCGTACACCGTCTGCCATGGGGTGCCCAAATCGTTCGGCAACATCCGCCACTGGCAACCGGTCCGATTGAGATACAGGATGCTGTTCAGGACGGATCGGAAGTTCACCGTTCGGGGAGCCCCGGCTCCCGTCGGGGGCGGGACGAACGGTTGTACGAGAGCCCATTCGGACTCGGTCAGGTCGGTCGGGTAACCCGTTCGCATGATCCCTCCGGGGAAAGCGGCCATTGGGCTGACCGGCCTATACCCCCGAGTCGAGATCTTCTCCAGACCGA is drawn from Fimbriiglobus ruber and contains these coding sequences:
- a CDS encoding Gfo/Idh/MocA family protein translates to MLSRRTFLGAAAAAPIVLSRASAADKPSDRIALGFIGIGIQGRGHLGGFLGDPAVEVVALCDVVKERLDNAGQMVEKRYADRVKSGAFKGAKSYTDFRKLLDHPGLDAVLIATPDHWHAITCIHAAKAGKHIFCEKPLTQNVAEGRAVVAAVNKSKVVFQTGSQQRTEFGGHFRKAVEYVWNGRIGKLKTIRIGVGGPAVPCDLPTQEVPVGTDWDSWLGPAPERGYNEILCPKGVHKHFPAWRNYQEYAGGGLADMGAHHFDIAQWAMKMDRSGPVEVIPPEDPKKTSGLKYVYANGVVMIHNEFEGSEKADCVFEGTEGKILVGRSGIKSLPESILKEPLGDTAERVYPATGGHHKNWTDCVKSGKPTICTAETGHRSATICHLGNIGYRLHRKLKWDPEKEQFASDAKANKELIREPRAKWAI
- a CDS encoding RNA polymerase sigma factor, which gives rise to MLTTSPTLLDRLRLPNQPEAWARFVHLYTPLMLTWAQRQGLQEADAADLAQDVLIKLVRLLPTYEKGNGQSFRGWLNRVTANQCRDFRRRRATRALPTADGLSGADDESPVAELEEVEYRQAIVRRGLELIRPDFSEKTWKAFTGLMLDGRTAAEVATQLGMTENAVYMARHKVLTRLREEIGGLIE